A stretch of the Saccharolobus caldissimus genome encodes the following:
- a CDS encoding sulfocyanin-like copper-binding protein, which produces MNTTIIIAAIVIIIVVIGLASYFLFFHHTTSPSITSVTTSYMTSSSTTTTTSSTTSTSSTTTTSTSTSSTTSTSTVSLPPGAYKLPYNPNNKTVFIYLVVSAVGYQFNYNGTSYGQLKIYVPAGWNVMVILTNEQSIPHNANIVLNNTPTPNNANIAQDGKILLYVGDSPSNYMNNGVPPQGTAVGILDNISAGYYWIACGIYGHAESGMWVDLIASNSVTVPYAIISSSSSTSSSTSSPAWG; this is translated from the coding sequence ATGAATACTACAATAATAATAGCAGCTATAGTAATAATAATAGTAGTTATAGGACTGGCATCGTATTTTCTATTCTTCCATCATACAACATCTCCTTCTATCACATCTGTTACAACTTCATATATGACTAGTAGTAGTACGACCACTACAACTTCTTCTACTACCTCAACTTCTTCTACTACAACAACCTCAACTTCCACTTCTTCTACTACCTCAACTTCAACGGTCTCATTACCCCCTGGGGCTTATAAATTACCTTATAATCCAAATAATAAGACAGTATTCATTTACTTAGTAGTTTCAGCTGTTGGTTATCAATTTAATTATAATGGTACCTCATATGGTCAACTTAAAATATATGTTCCGGCTGGCTGGAACGTCATGGTGATTTTAACTAATGAACAATCAATACCACATAATGCTAACATAGTACTAAATAATACACCTACTCCTAATAATGCAAATATAGCTCAAGACGGAAAAATATTACTTTATGTTGGCGATAGTCCATCAAATTACATGAATAACGGAGTTCCACCTCAAGGTACTGCTGTAGGTATTTTAGATAATATATCTGCAGGTTACTATTGGATAGCTTGTGGAATTTACGGGCATGCTGAGAGCGGAATGTGGGTCGATTTGATAGCCTCTAACTCAGTTACCGTACCCTATG